The following is a genomic window from Hallerella porci.
ATTGTCGAATCGTTCACACGAATCGTATCGTAACGAACTTCGACATTTACTTGTACTTGGGCGTCTTCGGGTTTGCTTGACGTATCGTCGCCACAGGCAAGCACAAATAAAGAGGAAAGTCCATAAAGCAGAACCGCGAGCAACTTGGTTTTGAGCTTCATTTTTATTCCTAGAAAGGGGTGTTGATATTTTTAAGAAAAATAATAAAATAATATAAAATGTTTTTTTTTCTTACATTATAATAAAATGTGGTTAATCGTAGAATTTTTTTTCGGATAATAAAAAAGCCTCAGCTTTCGCTGAGGCTTTTCTGCAATTTTGCAAAGCTTTGATTATTCAAGAACAATCAAAGTAAGCGTGCGCTTGCCAACCTTGACAGGCTTGCTCAAGTCAACGGGCTTAGCCTTCTTGGAAGGATCGTTTGCCCAGCCTTCTTTGAGCTTTTCTGTCGAGCGGTCAAGAACTTGCATCTTAGCTTTACCCTTGAAGCCCGGAATGTCAAGCTTCATTTCGTAATCGCTGTACGGGTTCTTGTTTACGACAAGGAGGCTCTTCTTCTTGCCATTTTCGGTGTAGTAAGTCGTGATGAGCGATTCCTTGTCACCGGAGATGGTTGTTTCGAGGAGCTTACCGCGGAGAGCGTCAGATGCCATCTGGAAAGCCCAGTAGCTCGGACGCGGGCAGTTCATGCATTCTTCACCCGAACGAGTGAGGTAGCCGTAGTCACCGCCTTCCGGAGTCATATCGTTGTGAATATCCCAGTACTGTGCGTTGTCCACATTTTCGGTGGCGAGCATAGCGAGGTAGTCGGCAACGAAGAGACCGTTTTCAAGAGAAATCGTCTGCGGACCCGGGTTGAAGTCGACCGAGTTCCATTCGGTGAGCCAGAGTTCAATCTTCTTGTCTTTCTTGAAGTGTTCGGTCCACTTGTCGACAGTCTTGTGCAGGCGGCTGTAGATAGGAACGAGGTCCTGCGGAGCCGAGAGCATAGCGAAGTCGTTTTCTTCGCCGTAGTGCTGCGGATAGTGGTGAACGATAAGACCGTCAGCGATGTCGCCGGTTTCGCGGAGAACGTTTTCGTTCCATTCGCCATCAAGAACGCCGAGGACTGCGACCTTAATAGTCGGGTCGACTTTCTTCATCGCTTCGATGAACTTGCGAGCGCGCTTACCGTAAATGGTACCGCCGTCCTTACCATACTTTTCGTAGTACGGATGCCAGTTACCGTAGACTTCGTTACCGATTTCCCAGTACTTGATGCCCGCCTTCTTATCGACGTTCGTATGCTTCACCCATGCGGCAGCTTCTTGTTCGGTACCCGAACCGAAGTTCACCGTGAACATAGCATTCGAACCAGTCTTCTTCAACCATTCAAGGAATTCGTCGGTATCGACCATCCAGTCCTTATTGTCAAGAATTTCCTTCCAGTGGTCGTCATCAGCGCGGAGACCACCCGGGTAACGGATAATGCCGTGGTTGATGCGCTTGACGAAGTCGCGGGTCTGAACTTTGAACTTCGAATTGTCGAGCATGTCGCCATCCCAAAGTGCAGAGTTGATACCGAAGAGTCCGCCCGAAATATTCGGGTTGATGACCTTCGAAGAGCCCTTCACGTCAATCTTCACGACAGCCGGACGAGCAGCAGCCTTGACTTCTTTCTGGTTCGTGAGCTTAATGTTATCGATTTCGAAGGAACCGTTCGAACCTTCTCCACCCGGTTTGAAGTCGAGAGAAACAACGCCCTTCAAATCGAAGACGCCGTTTTCTTTTGCGTTAGGCGGTTGATAATACGGGAACTTCGAGAAGTTGCGGAACGGAACGATCACGGTTGTGCGGCCGCGAGGAACGCCGGTGTTTGCAACAAAGAGTTCGTTGCCCGCATCGCCGATTTGGACGGTGATGGACTGCCATGCACGTTCGGAGTAAACGTCGAACATGATGCCCCAGTGATTTGTCCAATCGCGGAGCTTTGCGCCATGGTTTGCTGTATTCTTTGTGAAATCAAGAACAATGTCAACCCAGTCAGACATCACGAAATGCTTGACGTTCAAAGAGTTGCCATCGAGAGTCTTGGACTTGAACGGAACTTCCACTTCGACCTGAGACTTCGGACCCTTAGACGGTTCCCAGTTGTCTTTGGCGAAGT
Proteins encoded in this region:
- a CDS encoding carbohydrate binding domain-containing protein; its protein translation is MKHQFLKASSLLFLGLATTAAMAQRPPRIVVYKFFDDAYRQGGYDYSYGGKSKGVTITKEGGYKSKSALDIQLDPSEYSGASICLYNEVFDLNKLMLDSKLEFMIKGKHGGESVKIGLLDEEVSDGKKTQVVLPMNKYIEGGAVTTDWKKVSIPLVDFPDRGLYWDNTRKSEFPARIDWDKIAEIRFSIDKSGAKDFEIWVDNIEIVKGNKKAKPKAKIVYWDENSDVIDGPKNPEKLDGKAKPVKNGIFYDNQLKGFSYSYGGLSAQREADSKTPGNPNVLALYIDNNDWSGVTYSLGEGKYIDLSKVRNKGGLYFWIKGKLGGEKVYVGILDNQGNDIKSQTKISLNDWIEGSKVGTDWKLVKIPLKKFVDKGKAWDANKQAEVAKDVQWDKIQEIRFSVGKGENQGEPGKPAPVTIFVDQITFTENIDWIDPDIKWDNWKSKTPDLVISDFEGNFAKDNWEPSKGPKSQVEVEVPFKSKTLDGNSLNVKHFVMSDWVDIVLDFTKNTANHGAKLRDWTNHWGIMFDVYSERAWQSITVQIGDAGNELFVANTGVPRGRTTVIVPFRNFSKFPYYQPPNAKENGVFDLKGVVSLDFKPGGEGSNGSFEIDNIKLTNQKEVKAAARPAVVKIDVKGSSKVINPNISGGLFGINSALWDGDMLDNSKFKVQTRDFVKRINHGIIRYPGGLRADDDHWKEILDNKDWMVDTDEFLEWLKKTGSNAMFTVNFGSGTEQEAAAWVKHTNVDKKAGIKYWEIGNEVYGNWHPYYEKYGKDGGTIYGKRARKFIEAMKKVDPTIKVAVLGVLDGEWNENVLRETGDIADGLIVHHYPQHYGEENDFAMLSAPQDLVPIYSRLHKTVDKWTEHFKKDKKIELWLTEWNSVDFNPGPQTISLENGLFVADYLAMLATENVDNAQYWDIHNDMTPEGGDYGYLTRSGEECMNCPRPSYWAFQMASDALRGKLLETTISGDKESLITTYYTENGKKKSLLVVNKNPYSDYEMKLDIPGFKGKAKMQVLDRSTEKLKEGWANDPSKKAKPVDLSKPVKVGKRTLTLIVLE